The Corynebacterium poyangense genome includes a window with the following:
- a CDS encoding type IV toxin-antitoxin system AbiEi family antitoxin domain-containing protein, with amino-acid sequence MLPVQPSTAARSGYSRSSLYRATEKGNLIRIARGIYLPAQESATDWDLIEAATRRPESSICLTSALSYHDLVDTIPNTLDVAIPRGSRSPATDQAITWHHFDPSTFDIGRDTIPIEGSDLRIGIYSPERCIADAFRLRGHVGYETARDALKEWLRRGGKPNRLIQIGLQLPRAKTPLLRALEMLT; translated from the coding sequence TTGCTACCAGTTCAACCATCTACAGCCGCCCGATCAGGTTATTCACGCAGCAGCCTTTACCGGGCTACTGAGAAGGGCAATCTCATCCGCATCGCGCGGGGTATCTACCTACCCGCGCAGGAATCGGCTACTGACTGGGATCTGATTGAAGCTGCTACACGTCGTCCTGAGTCAAGTATCTGTCTTACCTCAGCACTTTCGTACCACGACCTGGTAGACACTATCCCCAACACTCTTGACGTGGCTATTCCTCGGGGTTCTCGCAGCCCTGCGACCGATCAAGCTATCACTTGGCACCATTTCGACCCGTCTACGTTTGATATCGGTCGCGATACGATACCAATTGAGGGTAGTGACCTAAGGATTGGAATCTATTCACCGGAGCGGTGTATTGCTGATGCTTTCCGCTTACGGGGGCACGTTGGTTACGAGACTGCCCGCGATGCACTGAAAGAGTGGCTGCGACGCGGCGGGAAACCAAACCGATTGATCCAGATCGGGCTTCAGCTTCCTCGAGCTAAAACCCCTTTACTGCGTGCTCTCGAGATGCTGACATGA
- a CDS encoding SRPBCC family protein has product MSWITEFSASINLDHSADKIANVILDAERLPTWNPAFTHVEPQRNDGKYPLVVQRILRGTLEYSRIGKEITCHIMIPGLTEESTFTLTSNGTGTTVTHTVRQRGRLSAIIGTHEASLVPNKRLTRLAHLLNSTRQ; this is encoded by the coding sequence ATGTCATGGATTACCGAATTTAGCGCCTCTATTAACCTCGATCACTCAGCCGATAAGATCGCCAACGTCATCCTCGATGCTGAGCGTCTTCCCACGTGGAATCCGGCATTCACCCATGTGGAACCGCAAAGAAACGACGGAAAATACCCTCTTGTAGTGCAGCGCATCTTGCGCGGAACTCTGGAATATTCGCGTATTGGAAAAGAAATTACATGTCACATCATGATTCCAGGGCTCACCGAGGAATCTACTTTCACATTGACCTCCAACGGAACCGGCACCACTGTGACTCATACAGTTCGCCAACGCGGCCGGCTATCAGCCATCATCGGAACCCATGAGGCATCTTTGGTGCCGAATAAACGTCTCACTAGGCTGGCTCATCTACTCAATTCCACCCGGCAGTAG
- a CDS encoding MarR family winged helix-turn-helix transcriptional regulator: protein MNDHPTSSAEVLRYLILALQRQGNRELNSAYAPLGLTASQAEAVEVIGTFGPLSTKEVGQHLICESGSPSRLLSTLAAKGLTVTAISTTDRRTTLHALTSAGRQTLAKIQTTKKVFETRLGEQLKEAQDTYPNNILAQLAKMLNDPTLLRAMHRRFPQHFPPPKK from the coding sequence ATGAATGACCACCCAACAAGCAGCGCCGAAGTATTGCGCTACCTGATTTTGGCCTTGCAGCGGCAGGGCAACCGGGAGCTCAATAGTGCTTATGCCCCCCTTGGGCTTACCGCCTCTCAGGCAGAGGCAGTGGAAGTCATCGGCACGTTCGGCCCATTGAGCACCAAAGAGGTTGGCCAGCACCTCATCTGTGAATCCGGCAGCCCTAGCCGGTTGCTTTCCACTTTGGCTGCTAAGGGCCTCACCGTAACTGCCATATCCACCACTGACCGTCGCACTACCCTCCACGCCCTCACTTCCGCCGGTCGACAGACCTTAGCGAAGATACAAACCACCAAGAAAGTCTTTGAAACCAGGCTGGGCGAGCAACTAAAGGAGGCACAAGACACCTACCCAAATAACATCTTGGCCCAGCTGGCAAAGATGCTAAACGACCCTACTCTCCTTAGGGCGATGCACCGCAGATTCCCTCAGCACTTCCCGCCGCCCAAAAAATAG